One Microbacterium sp. W4I20 DNA window includes the following coding sequences:
- a CDS encoding alpha/beta fold hydrolase encodes MPYTEAADVRLYYEVFGDDDAPVLVLISGGGAQLLSWDPRFIRMLTEGGLRVVRFDNRDTGFSARFGGDDDFDGGYDLSDMAEDVLRILDDLGVAAAHVAGHSMGGMMAQMLAIQHPERVLSLGLLSTIPGQSPRYVLHERPDLSTPPMRVSREQAVEFAGLYAESTRLGSFDPQVEWHRAAAGEAYDRGYFPEGFWRQWAALFRAPERLESLTAVTVPTVVFHGREDDVLHWASAVDIAEAIPGAELQVHADMGHLIPHELWPDLAAALLRTAARADAVAAR; translated from the coding sequence ATGCCCTACACCGAAGCCGCCGATGTGCGCCTCTACTACGAGGTGTTCGGCGACGACGACGCCCCGGTGCTCGTGCTCATCTCGGGCGGCGGCGCGCAGCTGCTCTCGTGGGACCCGCGATTCATCCGGATGCTGACCGAAGGCGGCCTGCGCGTGGTGCGCTTCGACAACCGCGACACCGGGTTCTCGGCGCGCTTCGGCGGCGACGATGACTTCGACGGCGGGTACGACCTGTCCGACATGGCGGAGGACGTGCTGCGGATCCTCGACGACCTCGGCGTCGCCGCGGCCCACGTCGCGGGGCACTCGATGGGCGGGATGATGGCGCAGATGCTGGCGATCCAGCATCCGGAGCGCGTTCTGAGCCTCGGGCTGCTCTCGACCATCCCCGGGCAGTCGCCGCGGTACGTGCTGCACGAGCGGCCCGACCTGAGCACTCCTCCGATGCGCGTCTCGCGCGAGCAGGCGGTGGAGTTCGCCGGGCTCTACGCCGAGTCGACCCGGCTCGGCTCCTTCGATCCGCAGGTCGAGTGGCACCGTGCAGCCGCCGGCGAAGCGTACGACCGCGGGTACTTCCCCGAGGGCTTCTGGCGGCAGTGGGCGGCGCTGTTCCGCGCGCCGGAACGGCTGGAGTCGCTGACGGCCGTGACCGTGCCGACCGTCGTCTTCCACGGCCGGGAGGATGACGTGCTGCACTGGGCGTCGGCCGTCGACATCGCCGAGGCGATCCCCGGCGCCGAGCTGCAGGTGCACGCCGACATGGGGCACCTCATCCCGCACGAGCTGTGGCCCGACCTCGCCGCAGCTCTCCTGCGGACGGCCGCCAGAGCGGATGCCGTCGCCGCCCGCTGA